One region of Thunnus albacares chromosome 20, fThuAlb1.1, whole genome shotgun sequence genomic DNA includes:
- the csnk1e gene encoding casein kinase I: MELRVGNKYRLGRKIGSGSFGDIYLGSNIATGEEVAIKLECVKTKHPQLHIESKFYKMMQGGVGIPSIKWCGAEGDYNVMVMELLGPSLEDLFNFCSRKFSLKTVLLLADQMISRVEYIHLKNFIHRDVKPDNFLMGLGKKGNLVYIIDFGLAKKYRDARTHQHIPYRENKNLTGTARYASINTHLGIEQSRRDDLESLGYVLMYFNLGSLPWQGLKAATKRQKYERISEKKMSTPIEVLCKGYPSVFSTYLNLCRSLRFDDKPDYSYLRQLFRNLFHRQGFSYDYVFDWSMLKFGASRTSEDGERERREGKEGEERAGGGQRGAGGRALPSGPNPSAANRVRNEADAAPSNPVTRVVQQSGNRSPQVGRAERAERERKVAMRLHRGAPANVSSSDLTGRHDQSRITASQVSVPFEHLAK; the protein is encoded by the exons ATGGAGTTAAGGGTGGGAAACAAGTACCGCCTTGGGAGGAAGATAGGGAGCGGATCCTTTGGAGACATTTACCTCG GTTCTAACATCGCTACAGGAGAGGAAGTGGCCATCAAGCTGGAATGCGTGAAGACCAAACATCCACAGCTCCACATCGAGAGCAAATTTTACAAGATGATGCAGGGCGGAG TGGGAATCCCGTCTATTAAGTGGTGCGGAGCAGAAGGTGACTACAACGTTATGGTGATGGAACTGCTGGGCCCCAGTCTGGAGGACCTGTTCAACTTCTGCTCCCGCAAGTTCAGTCTGAAAACAGTCCTGCTGCTGGCCGACCAGATG ATCAGTCGGGTTGAATACATCCACCTGAAGAACTTCATCCACCGAGACGTGAAGCCTGACAACTTCTTGATGGGGCTAGGCAAGAAGGGCAACCTGGTCTACATCATTGACTTTGGCTTGGCCAAGAAATACCGCGACGCCCGAACGCACCAGCACATCCCCTACCGTGAGAATAAGAACCTCACTGGCACCGCCCGTTACGCCTCCATCAACACCCACCTGGGCATTG AGCAGTCGAGGCGAGACGACCTGGAGTCCCTGGGCTACGTTCTCATGTACTTCAACCTGGGCTCTCTGCCCTGGCAGGGGCTCAAGGCCGCCACCAAGAGGCAGAAGTATGAACGCATCAGCGAAAAGAAAATGTCCACTCCCATTGAGGTGCTCTGCAAGGGATACCCCT CTGTATTCTCCACCTACCTGAACCTCTGTCGCTCCTTGCGGTTCGATGACAAGCCAGACTACTCATATCTGAGGCAGCTCTTCAGGAACCTTTTCCACAGACAGGGCTTCTCCTATGACTACGTCTTTGACTGGAGCATGCTGAAATTT GGAGCCAGCAGGACATCAGAAGACGGAGAGAGGGAGCGGAGGGAGGGAAAAGAGGGGGAGGAGCGAGCAGGAGGAGGCCAAAGAGGAGCCGGAGGTCGTGCTTTGCCATCTGGGCCAAATCCTTCAGCGGCCAACAGAGTCAGGAACGAGGCAGACGCCGCTCCCTCTAACCCGGTCACACGTGTGGTCCAGCAGTCAG gtaaCCGCTCTCCTCAGGTGGGCAGAGCAGAACGAGCCGAGCGAGAGAGAAAAGTGGCCATGAGGCTTCACCGTGGGGCCCCCGCCAACGTCTCCTCCTCTGACCTCACAGGACGCCACGACCAATCACGCATCACTGCATCACAG GTCAGTGTGCCATTTGAACATCTGGCAAAGTGA